One genomic segment of Vulcanisaeta thermophila includes these proteins:
- a CDS encoding fumarate hydratase, which yields MADLESVIKEAAKAIIRMASVSPADDVVNALRNAVKIEVHEPSKVQLNAILTNIEMANKYNSAVCQDTGVPTFFIKLGDGFPVRSRLFSILTEAVREVTRELPLRSNSVDPTTDRNSGDNTGIGIPVFDVELFDGNYLEMVYTPKGGGTELPSKAFVVPPGTAWEKLPELVLNAVVDAGPMPCPPVIVGIGIGPSVDVAAKLAKKAAVLRPVGSRNPNEKIAKIETALLDAINKLGIGAHGTGGTVTALDVHIEYSYRHPATFAIGIVFSCWATRRARAVVYPDGKYEVKPL from the coding sequence ATGGCGGACCTTGAATCCGTAATTAAGGAGGCCGCTAAGGCCATAATAAGAATGGCCAGTGTCTCACCGGCGGATGACGTGGTTAATGCCCTTAGGAATGCCGTTAAGATCGAGGTCCACGAGCCTAGTAAGGTCCAGTTAAACGCCATATTAACCAATATTGAGATGGCGAATAAGTACAACTCAGCTGTGTGCCAGGATACCGGTGTCCCCACGTTCTTCATAAAACTCGGCGATGGGTTCCCAGTGAGATCCAGGTTATTCTCAATATTGACGGAGGCCGTTAGGGAGGTAACCAGGGAATTACCACTGCGTTCAAACTCCGTGGACCCAACAACGGATAGGAATTCAGGCGATAATACGGGCATTGGGATACCCGTCTTCGATGTGGAGCTATTCGATGGTAACTACCTAGAGATGGTTTACACACCCAAGGGTGGCGGTACCGAGTTACCAAGCAAAGCCTTCGTGGTGCCGCCCGGCACAGCCTGGGAGAAACTACCCGAGCTCGTCCTGAACGCAGTTGTTGATGCGGGCCCAATGCCATGCCCACCCGTAATAGTGGGTATTGGGATTGGGCCCTCAGTCGATGTGGCTGCGAAACTGGCCAAGAAGGCCGCGGTTTTGAGGCCGGTGGGTTCCAGGAACCCCAATGAGAAGATTGCCAAGATAGAGACAGCGTTGTTAGATGCCATTAATAAACTAGGCATTGGGGCCCATGGAACGGGAGGGACTGTGACGGCATTGGACGTGCACATAGAGTATTCATACAGGCACCCAGCCACCTTCGCCATAGGCATTGTCTTCTCATGCTGGGCAACCAGGAGGGCGAGGGCCGTGGTTTACCCAGATGGGAAGTATGAGGTGAAGCCCCTGTAA
- a CDS encoding aldehyde dehydrogenase family protein, translating into MRELKIELMGPVMLPEFPREFGNAMSKFGVFKAFIAGSWIDFGNYMPVKSPINGEVIGYVNKMGVEHVNSAIELLHRNWQSLRSMPAHKRADLLIKVAEFIEEYRALFRDVLIVEGGKPVAEAEGEVQSTITRLRIIHQDLGRLLNVGIPGDYGQGTENKYAIVVREPIGVVAAIAPFNYPLFTSMVKVATALLAGDPVVLKPSSYTPITGVLIAKAIEYAGLGNYFALVTGPGATVGDAMVSHPLVRAVTLTGSTDTGQRVMRMAGLKRLQLELGGKAPAIVLEDADLRNAARKIVTGALRLSGQRCDAISRVVVMDNVADELINYITKEVEGWIVGDPRDPKVRVGPLIDSNAVERVHSMVDDALIKGGKLIYGGSYWLTYHEPTVIDNVSRRARLALEETFGPVIPIIRVKSVDEAIEVANEVIYGLDAAVFGKDINTLWRVARSIEAGEVTINDFPRHGLGLFPFGGVKESGMGREGVGFSVEDVTELKTIVITYE; encoded by the coding sequence ATGCGTGAACTTAAGATTGAGTTAATGGGGCCAGTGATGCTCCCCGAGTTCCCCAGGGAGTTTGGTAATGCGATGAGTAAGTTCGGTGTTTTTAAGGCGTTTATTGCGGGTTCCTGGATAGACTTTGGTAATTACATGCCCGTTAAATCACCAATTAATGGTGAGGTCATTGGTTACGTTAATAAGATGGGGGTGGAGCATGTTAACTCAGCCATTGAGTTACTCCATAGGAATTGGCAGTCCCTGAGGTCCATGCCCGCCCACAAGCGCGCTGACCTACTCATCAAAGTTGCTGAGTTTATTGAGGAGTACAGGGCGTTGTTTAGGGATGTTCTCATAGTGGAGGGTGGTAAGCCCGTGGCTGAGGCTGAGGGTGAGGTTCAATCAACAATAACCAGGTTGAGGATAATCCACCAGGACCTGGGCAGGCTGCTTAATGTGGGTATACCCGGTGATTATGGGCAGGGCACTGAGAATAAGTATGCCATAGTGGTTAGGGAGCCCATTGGGGTTGTTGCCGCCATTGCGCCATTCAATTACCCACTCTTCACATCCATGGTTAAGGTGGCCACGGCATTGCTGGCAGGCGACCCCGTGGTGCTTAAACCATCATCCTACACACCAATAACCGGCGTGTTAATAGCCAAGGCCATTGAGTATGCCGGGCTTGGTAATTACTTCGCCCTGGTAACAGGGCCTGGGGCTACCGTGGGCGACGCCATGGTGTCGCATCCACTGGTTAGGGCCGTGACGCTCACGGGTAGTACTGACACGGGGCAGAGGGTCATGAGGATGGCTGGTTTAAAGAGGCTTCAGCTGGAACTCGGTGGTAAGGCCCCTGCTATAGTCCTTGAGGATGCCGACTTAAGGAATGCGGCTAGGAAGATAGTCACCGGCGCCCTGAGGCTCTCGGGGCAGCGTTGTGACGCCATTAGTCGCGTGGTGGTCATGGACAACGTGGCTGATGAACTCATCAATTACATAACCAAGGAGGTGGAGGGCTGGATCGTGGGGGATCCCAGGGATCCCAAGGTTAGGGTTGGCCCGCTGATTGATAGTAATGCTGTGGAGAGGGTTCACTCCATGGTTGATGATGCCTTGATTAAGGGTGGTAAGTTAATCTACGGTGGGTCCTACTGGCTAACTTACCATGAGCCCACGGTGATTGATAACGTGAGTAGGAGGGCTAGGTTAGCCCTTGAGGAGACTTTCGGCCCTGTGATACCCATAATAAGGGTTAAGTCCGTGGACGAGGCCATAGAGGTGGCTAATGAGGTAATTTACGGGCTTGACGCCGCGGTTTTTGGTAAGGACATAAACACCCTGTGGAGGGTTGCCAGGTCCATAGAGGCTGGTGAGGTCACGATAAACGACTTCCCCAGGCATGGCCTTGGGCTCTTCCCCTTCGGTGGTGTTAAGGAGTCGGGCATGGGGCGTGAGGGCGTGGGCTTCAGTGTTGAGGATGTGACGGAGCTTAAGACGATAGTAATTACCTATGAGTAA
- a CDS encoding 50S ribosomal protein L19e produces the protein MVNVKKLAAELLGVGESRVKVSPEAFDRLEEVTTRADVRSLIKEGLIYAEYAKGNSRGRWRELHEKRKRGRRRGVGSRKGTKKARLDPKEAWMGRVRAQRRFINMLKHRGIIDTKTWRILYLQIKGGRFDSVASLKAYLISSNIVKPEQLSKL, from the coding sequence ATGGTTAATGTTAAGAAATTAGCCGCTGAGTTGCTCGGTGTTGGAGAGTCCAGGGTTAAGGTGAGCCCAGAGGCTTTTGATAGGCTTGAGGAGGTCACCACAAGGGCTGATGTGAGGTCGTTGATAAAGGAGGGCTTAATATACGCTGAGTATGCCAAGGGCAATAGTAGGGGTAGGTGGCGTGAGCTCCATGAGAAGAGGAAAAGGGGTAGGAGGAGGGGCGTGGGCAGTAGAAAGGGCACCAAGAAGGCTAGGCTAGATCCCAAGGAGGCTTGGATGGGTAGGGTTAGGGCTCAGAGGAGGTTCATAAACATGCTCAAGCATAGGGGGATAATAGACACGAAGACCTGGAGGATTTTGTACCTGCAGATTAAGGGTGGTAGGTTCGACAGCGTGGCCAGCCTCAAGGCATACCTCATAAGCAGTAACATAGTTAAGCCTGAACAACTAAGTAAGTTATAG
- a CDS encoding sulfite exporter TauE/SafE family protein, which translates to MNLLLNSLILFASAFVISFIASQGGISGAFLMVPIQIYVLGTGMPVVSSTNYLYNIIGIPLAIYRYIREGRLLRPLFLSLAIPTCIGAVLGSYIRVVRLYSYESFRYIVAFVLLALSINLLITLPRFRGNVNVKLLESSWYRISLRYDDSGTTCSFSPVKTLWVPFLVGIVSGMYGIGGAAFLSPILMGVYGLPAYITTGSTLASDLVVSMVTAGTYTVLGVAPNLLIGIPMGIGGLMGMYLGTRVQRRIPERIVRLIVSLVSLITGVLQVVL; encoded by the coding sequence ATGAATTTACTACTCAATTCACTGATACTATTTGCCTCGGCGTTCGTGATATCATTCATAGCGTCCCAGGGAGGGATAAGTGGTGCCTTCCTTATGGTCCCCATACAAATATACGTGCTGGGTACTGGGATGCCCGTTGTTAGTTCCACCAATTACCTCTATAACATAATAGGCATCCCACTGGCCATTTACCGGTACATCAGGGAGGGTAGGCTGTTACGTCCATTATTCCTATCATTGGCAATCCCCACGTGCATAGGCGCCGTGTTGGGTAGTTACATCAGGGTTGTACGCCTTTATTCATACGAGTCCTTTAGATACATAGTGGCCTTTGTGCTCCTGGCCCTATCCATAAACCTACTGATCACGCTACCCAGGTTTAGAGGGAACGTGAATGTTAAGTTACTAGAAAGTAGTTGGTACAGGATTTCCCTTAGGTATGATGATAGTGGCACCACCTGCTCATTTAGTCCAGTCAAAACGCTTTGGGTGCCGTTCCTGGTGGGGATTGTGAGTGGCATGTATGGCATTGGGGGCGCGGCTTTCCTCTCACCAATCCTCATGGGGGTCTATGGATTACCTGCCTACATAACAACGGGCTCTACATTGGCCAGCGACCTCGTGGTCTCCATGGTCACCGCAGGAACATACACAGTGCTTGGCGTTGCGCCAAACCTCCTCATAGGCATCCCAATGGGTATTGGAGGACTAATGGGTATGTACCTGGGTACTAGGGTGCAGCGCAGAATCCCTGAACGCATTGTTAGGTTGATTGTGTCCCTGGTTTCGCTCATTACGGGTGTTTTACAGGTAGTACTATAA
- a CDS encoding zinc finger domain-containing protein produces MTLPRVERPRPVLHGPSVPICSSCGRPIKPYEKASRFLCPNCGKVEIWRCERCRKMGNTYVCPVCGFEGP; encoded by the coding sequence ATGACATTACCGAGGGTTGAGAGGCCGAGGCCCGTGCTTCATGGACCCAGTGTACCCATTTGCAGCTCATGCGGGAGGCCTATAAAGCCCTATGAGAAAGCGAGCCGCTTCTTATGCCCTAACTGTGGTAAGGTTGAGATTTGGAGGTGTGAGCGCTGCCGTAAGATGGGCAACACCTACGTATGCCCAGTATGTGGTTTTGAGGGCCCATAA
- a CDS encoding FumA C-terminus/TtdB family hydratase beta subunit, with product MSSTYYLRTPISDEDIVKLKVGDTIYVSGIIVSARDSAHVRIIEYLRRGEKLPVDLKGGVIYHAGPVALKQGNTWKIISMGPTTSARMEEFEAEVIEKLGVKLVIGKGGMGPKTTEAMKKFKAAYAIFTGGAGVLAAQAIKRVVDVHWLDLGAAEAMWVLEVENFGPLTVIIDSHGNNYYQDLMSRVRGKVKDLSAELSTLIKETLEGK from the coding sequence ATGTCGTCCACCTATTACCTACGCACCCCGATTAGTGATGAGGATATAGTTAAGCTTAAGGTTGGTGATACGATCTACGTCAGCGGAATCATAGTTAGCGCCAGGGATTCCGCGCACGTGAGGATAATCGAGTACCTAAGGAGGGGTGAGAAGCTACCCGTTGACCTAAAGGGGGGCGTTATCTACCACGCAGGGCCTGTGGCCCTTAAGCAGGGTAATACCTGGAAGATAATAAGCATGGGACCCACGACATCGGCCAGGATGGAGGAGTTCGAGGCGGAGGTCATCGAGAAGCTCGGGGTTAAGCTGGTCATTGGTAAGGGTGGCATGGGCCCAAAGACCACCGAGGCCATGAAGAAATTCAAGGCGGCCTACGCCATATTCACAGGGGGCGCCGGTGTCCTGGCGGCTCAGGCCATTAAGAGGGTTGTTGATGTTCATTGGCTAGACCTAGGTGCTGCCGAGGCCATGTGGGTTCTGGAGGTGGAGAACTTCGGCCCGTTAACCGTGATCATAGACTCCCACGGCAATAATTACTACCAGGATTTAATGAGCAGGGTTAGGGGTAAGGTTAAGGATTTATCCGCGGAATTATCAACACTCATTAAGGAGACCCTCGAGGGTAAGTGA
- a CDS encoding YlqF/YawG family GTPase: protein MPRVSQSEAWRRVRDVIEKSDLVLEVIDARDPLETRNEDVEKLARRLGKPVIIAMNKADLVPIDVLREWKQYLGRDYPTVFLSAKNRLGTRKLIVAIRDHAPRIPVTTSVVGYPNVGKSTIINYLKGKHVAETSPMPGWTIGEQIVRAKTWLIVIDTPGVVPVDEQKDEALLVIKGAIDPSSIEDPVVPALKLIMRIKRFNPRAFMERYGIDSEDPEELLNLIGKKRGFLLRGGKVNLREAAASVIRDWIMGKLVYYYRPSEVVSNA, encoded by the coding sequence ATGCCCAGGGTTAGCCAAAGCGAGGCCTGGAGGAGGGTTAGGGATGTGATTGAGAAGAGTGACTTGGTACTCGAGGTTATCGACGCCAGGGACCCCCTGGAAACCAGGAATGAGGATGTGGAGAAACTAGCCAGGAGGCTTGGAAAGCCCGTTATAATAGCCATGAACAAGGCCGACCTAGTCCCCATAGACGTACTCCGTGAATGGAAGCAATACCTCGGTAGGGATTACCCCACGGTATTCCTAAGCGCCAAGAATAGGCTGGGGACCAGGAAGTTGATAGTGGCCATTAGGGACCACGCGCCCAGGATACCCGTGACCACCTCCGTGGTTGGTTACCCAAACGTGGGCAAGTCAACAATAATAAATTACCTCAAGGGTAAGCATGTGGCTGAGACAAGCCCAATGCCCGGTTGGACCATTGGGGAGCAGATTGTTAGGGCTAAGACCTGGCTCATCGTTATTGACACACCGGGCGTTGTGCCTGTTGATGAGCAGAAGGATGAGGCATTACTCGTGATAAAGGGGGCCATTGACCCATCGAGCATCGAGGATCCCGTGGTGCCGGCGTTAAAGTTAATAATGAGGATTAAGAGGTTCAATCCCAGGGCGTTCATGGAGAGGTATGGTATTGACTCTGAGGATCCCGAGGAATTACTAAACCTAATTGGTAAGAAGAGGGGTTTCCTACTCAGGGGTGGTAAGGTTAATTTGAGGGAGGCCGCGGCAAGCGTTATTAGGGATTGGATAATGGGCAAGCTGGTTTATTATTACAGACCAAGTGAGGTGGTGAGTAATGCGTAG
- a CDS encoding CBS domain-containing protein — protein MIVKELMTGTVITLPHNAELLTAVDLMVKHGFRHIPIIEGEIKVLTALGIINALINNGANSLRDPVGKYGSDKFLRITMNEDASKVIKGLMMVDIDVALVFSGNELMGIVTRRDVVNKLPENLIPNLRVHEVANKNPVCVREDASILDAMRTMVSHGIRRLLVTEGEKLVGILSVKDVLNHVNKQYRLRGQVDFGIPVSRVMSHNPITIDSAASLLDAVRVMRRNNIGSLPVTEKSRLLGLITEYDIVSRVTI, from the coding sequence ATGATTGTTAAGGAGTTAATGACGGGCACGGTAATAACCCTACCACACAATGCAGAGTTGCTCACGGCGGTGGACCTGATGGTTAAGCATGGATTTAGGCACATACCGATAATCGAGGGTGAAATCAAAGTACTAACTGCACTGGGCATAATCAATGCATTAATTAATAACGGCGCAAACTCGCTAAGGGACCCCGTGGGTAAGTACGGAAGCGATAAGTTCCTGAGGATAACCATGAATGAGGACGCGTCCAAGGTTATTAAGGGGTTGATGATGGTGGATATTGACGTAGCCCTGGTATTTAGCGGCAATGAGTTGATGGGCATTGTAACAAGGCGCGATGTGGTTAATAAACTACCCGAGAACTTAATACCCAACCTGAGGGTTCATGAAGTGGCTAATAAAAACCCTGTGTGCGTGCGTGAGGATGCATCGATACTTGATGCCATGAGGACCATGGTTAGTCACGGAATCAGGAGGCTCCTGGTAACCGAGGGGGAGAAGCTCGTTGGTATATTATCGGTGAAGGACGTGCTCAATCACGTAAATAAGCAATATAGGCTCAGGGGGCAGGTGGACTTCGGAATCCCAGTTTCTAGGGTTATGAGCCACAACCCAATAACCATAGACAGCGCCGCATCATTACTGGACGCCGTTAGGGTGATGCGTAGGAATAACATTGGTTCATTACCAGTGACCGAGAAGAGTAGATTACTCGGCTTAATCACCGAGTACGACATCGTGAGTAGGGTGACAATTTAA
- a CDS encoding V-type ATP synthase subunit D, translating to MAFEKPIPSRLTLLRLRNQERLYRSIKKTVEDARNATIQRIRTIIPRLEEARKNVYDELSKTSAILKVAISKMSLEELGKLSETIKPTVSAEFVDLTMEGIKFRGVEFRGITSPNYGIFAAPPELDSAIYGIYSNFKVLSEMINLENLFYTLLSRVKEYQRMVNAIDNVILPRLIENQAFVRLKLDEDEREEFVRRVVINRLLESAGRR from the coding sequence ATGGCATTCGAGAAGCCCATACCATCAAGACTAACATTACTAAGGCTGAGGAATCAGGAGAGGCTTTACCGAAGTATTAAGAAGACCGTTGAGGATGCGAGGAACGCAACCATACAGAGGATAAGGACAATAATACCAAGGCTTGAGGAGGCCAGGAAGAACGTATACGATGAACTAAGCAAGACATCAGCAATACTGAAGGTTGCCATTTCAAAGATGAGCCTTGAGGAGCTTGGTAAGCTGAGCGAGACCATTAAGCCCACGGTTAGTGCTGAGTTTGTGGATTTAACCATGGAGGGTATTAAATTTAGGGGTGTTGAGTTCCGGGGCATAACATCACCTAACTACGGCATCTTTGCGGCACCCCCGGAACTTGACAGCGCCATTTACGGAATCTACAGTAACTTCAAGGTACTCTCTGAAATGATAAACCTGGAGAATTTGTTCTACACATTGCTGAGTAGGGTTAAGGAGTACCAGAGGATGGTCAACGCCATAGACAACGTGATACTGCCCAGGCTAATTGAGAATCAGGCCTTCGTTAGGTTGAAGCTTGATGAGGATGAGAGGGAGGAGTTCGTGAGGAGGGTAGTCATTAATAGGTTGCTCGAGTCCGCCGGTAGAAGGTGA
- a CDS encoding NAD(P)H-dependent amine dehydrogenase family protein, whose protein sequence is MSLRVVIYGVGPIGQLITRAAYEKGFEIVGAIDIDPGKVGKDLGEVAGLGRALGVKIESDADKVLREGKPDVVLHSTGSFLDRVYPQLVKAIRVGSDVISTCETLAWPWYRYPELAELLDNYARNNDVTILGAGVNPGFVFDALPSVLSTTIIRLDRLTVVRSLDASKRRYSFQKKIGLGMSPEQFREALARGEITSHVGFAESVLLTASIMGLRLDKVEEDQEPVIADANYETQYFRISPGQVRGVIGHGSGFVNGKEVIRVELRACVGCEDYEEVRLEGEPSITWRSTGTPGDPATAAVIVNLAPRIINERPGLITLKDLINYAYTA, encoded by the coding sequence GTGTCCCTTAGGGTTGTGATTTACGGTGTGGGTCCCATTGGTCAATTAATAACCAGGGCCGCTTACGAGAAGGGCTTCGAGATAGTGGGCGCCATTGACATAGACCCTGGCAAGGTGGGTAAGGACCTGGGTGAGGTGGCTGGTCTAGGTAGGGCCCTGGGCGTTAAGATAGAGAGTGATGCCGATAAGGTACTAAGGGAGGGTAAGCCTGACGTGGTGCTGCACTCCACGGGTAGCTTCCTGGACAGGGTTTACCCACAGCTAGTTAAGGCCATTAGGGTTGGGTCTGACGTAATCTCCACATGCGAAACTCTCGCATGGCCATGGTACAGGTACCCAGAGCTTGCCGAGTTACTGGATAATTACGCTAGGAATAATGACGTAACCATACTGGGCGCCGGTGTTAACCCAGGGTTTGTATTTGATGCATTACCCTCAGTGCTCTCCACAACGATAATAAGGCTTGATAGGCTTACCGTAGTGAGGTCGCTGGATGCCTCCAAGAGGAGGTACTCATTCCAGAAGAAGATAGGGCTAGGAATGAGCCCCGAGCAGTTCAGGGAGGCCCTAGCCAGGGGTGAAATAACGTCACACGTGGGCTTTGCGGAGTCCGTGCTACTCACGGCAAGCATAATGGGCCTTAGGCTCGATAAGGTTGAGGAGGACCAGGAGCCTGTGATAGCGGATGCTAATTACGAAACCCAGTACTTCAGGATAAGCCCTGGCCAGGTCAGGGGCGTTATTGGCCATGGTAGTGGCTTCGTAAATGGTAAGGAGGTAATTAGGGTTGAGCTTAGGGCGTGCGTGGGTTGTGAGGATTATGAGGAGGTGAGGCTTGAGGGCGAGCCCTCAATTACCTGGAGGAGCACGGGAACCCCCGGGGACCCAGCCACAGCAGCCGTGATCGTTAACCTGGCACCTAGGATTATAAATGAAAGGCCTGGGTTAATAACGCTTAAGGACTTAATCAACTATGCATACACCGCCTAG
- a CDS encoding stage II sporulation protein M: MAGIKVSIRRVLIAYVAAIIIVIISSVLGYYVGPYLIPRALVNEIASGIKVAAASPIDVFTHNLLIATLMVIPVLGPLAFVGSLSFTGFFLGTFIYFTLSSPLGLLAALVVTLFFPHGIVEVMAYAFSVMGSISLTMGIFRRSVTKDDIITYLVYYLIAVTLLFIAAEIEYWEITALKGLISSLTT, translated from the coding sequence ATGGCGGGGATTAAGGTGAGTATTAGGCGCGTATTAATAGCGTACGTAGCTGCCATAATCATAGTAATAATCTCATCAGTGCTTGGTTACTACGTGGGCCCATACCTAATACCCAGAGCCCTCGTTAATGAAATAGCGAGCGGGATAAAAGTGGCCGCAGCCTCGCCAATTGATGTCTTCACGCACAACCTACTAATTGCCACGTTAATGGTAATACCAGTCCTGGGCCCCCTGGCATTCGTAGGGTCATTATCCTTCACGGGGTTTTTCCTGGGCACATTCATATACTTCACACTAAGCTCACCCCTGGGCCTCCTGGCGGCTTTAGTGGTGACCCTCTTCTTCCCACATGGCATTGTGGAGGTAATGGCCTACGCATTCTCCGTGATGGGTTCCATAAGCCTAACAATGGGTATATTCAGGAGGAGCGTTACTAAGGACGACATCATAACCTACCTAGTGTACTACCTAATCGCCGTTACCCTATTATTCATAGCTGCCGAGATCGAGTACTGGGAGATAACGGCACTTAAGGGTTTAATATCGTCACTAACCACCTAG
- a CDS encoding radical SAM/SPASM domain-containing protein, producing the protein MIDDAEVFLEECPASPLGHILALRSHTDGTDTDITHLNADSPNDVSIYITHSCNLRCAHCYLSAGKPLKRELTVNEWLIVLDKLRELGVRIIYIIGGEPSLLIKRGLLTIIRYARELGFYVSMSTNGTLINRDAAMKLREAGLSQVQVSIDGPNPAVNDAIRGVGSFNAAIKAIGFLKEAGIAVSLSYTVMSSNAYYVSDMVRLAERLGIPVITFIKVQGFGRASENRLGLSDEEARYVVNELMRIKTNVKIILNGFRWYLDDVIRGYQRAKDRLRKLGIIEYSTCPAGRSRFVIDSNGDVYGCELLMHREFYEGNALSDDLRSIWRNGFKAFRDRKYINIAPCNKCPLADLCNSSCPARAFAAGGSVNLRDPQCNITLPH; encoded by the coding sequence TTGATTGACGATGCCGAAGTATTCCTTGAGGAATGCCCAGCATCACCCCTCGGCCACATCCTAGCCCTGAGGAGTCATACTGATGGGACGGACACCGATATAACCCACCTTAACGCAGACTCGCCGAATGACGTTAGCATTTACATAACCCACTCATGCAACCTAAGGTGCGCTCACTGCTACTTATCCGCAGGTAAGCCGCTTAAACGTGAGCTAACCGTCAATGAGTGGCTTATTGTGCTGGATAAACTGAGGGAGTTAGGTGTCAGGATTATTTACATTATAGGTGGTGAACCATCACTATTAATAAAGAGGGGGTTGCTCACGATCATTAGGTATGCCCGTGAATTAGGGTTCTACGTATCCATGAGCACCAACGGTACGTTGATTAATAGGGATGCCGCAATGAAGCTTAGGGAGGCTGGTTTAAGTCAGGTTCAGGTGAGTATTGATGGGCCAAACCCTGCGGTTAATGACGCAATTAGGGGCGTTGGTTCATTCAATGCGGCAATTAAGGCAATAGGCTTCCTTAAGGAGGCTGGCATAGCCGTTTCACTATCGTACACGGTAATGTCGAGCAATGCGTACTACGTTAGCGACATGGTGAGACTCGCTGAGAGGCTGGGCATACCCGTAATAACATTCATTAAGGTTCAGGGTTTTGGTAGGGCCAGTGAGAATAGGCTAGGTTTAAGTGATGAGGAGGCTAGGTACGTTGTCAATGAGTTAATGAGAATTAAGACCAATGTTAAGATAATCCTAAACGGATTTAGATGGTACCTGGATGATGTAATTAGAGGTTATCAAAGGGCTAAGGACAGGTTAAGGAAACTGGGCATAATCGAGTATTCAACATGCCCAGCTGGTAGGAGTAGGTTCGTAATCGACTCCAACGGTGATGTCTATGGGTGTGAATTGCTCATGCACAGGGAATTTTATGAAGGTAATGCATTGAGCGATGACTTAAGATCCATATGGAGGAATGGGTTTAAGGCGTTTAGAGATAGAAAATACATTAACATAGCCCCGTGTAATAAATGCCCATTAGCCGACTTATGCAATTCAAGCTGTCCAGCGAGGGCATTTGCAGCGGGGGGGAGTGTTAATTTAAGGGATCCTCAATGTAACATAACCCTCCCACACTAA
- a CDS encoding NAD(P)/FAD-dependent oxidoreductase, with product MSDVYDVIVIGAGIAGLSAAVYTSRQGLRTLVISKDIGGQLSLTDEIQNYPGFLSIGGLELVRKVEQQARTFGAELVFDEVVKLDKDSDGLFVISTASGDEYKSIAVILAFGKTPRDLGVPGEQELKGKGVSYCTICDAALYKGQDVALVSWGEPAYEAAEILMGVVNRFYWVFPGSKPVPDDEFMGMVINSGKAVLLPNHEVLEIRGKGRVESVVVRDRVSKEVKEIPVKAVFIEIGYVAKTDFVKHLVKLNEKGEIIIDEYGRTSTEGLFAAGDVCVTPYKQAIIAAAQGVIAALTAYSYVMSKKGKEARVTADWRKINIPGREEGKRKGLKISI from the coding sequence ATGAGTGATGTGTACGATGTTATAGTAATCGGCGCGGGGATAGCGGGGCTAAGCGCCGCTGTTTACACCTCAAGGCAGGGGTTAAGGACGCTCGTCATAAGTAAGGACATTGGTGGGCAGTTATCCCTCACAGACGAGATACAGAACTACCCCGGTTTCCTGAGCATTGGTGGTCTTGAACTTGTTAGGAAGGTGGAGCAGCAGGCAAGGACCTTCGGTGCTGAGTTGGTTTTTGATGAGGTGGTTAAGCTGGATAAGGACTCGGATGGTTTGTTTGTAATAAGCACGGCTAGTGGTGATGAGTATAAGAGTATAGCCGTGATCCTGGCATTCGGAAAAACACCAAGGGATTTAGGGGTACCTGGGGAGCAGGAGCTTAAGGGCAAGGGTGTTAGTTACTGTACCATATGCGACGCGGCACTTTACAAGGGGCAGGACGTGGCTCTCGTCTCATGGGGTGAGCCGGCCTATGAGGCTGCGGAGATCCTGATGGGCGTTGTTAATAGGTTCTACTGGGTGTTCCCGGGTAGTAAGCCTGTCCCTGATGATGAGTTCATGGGCATGGTGATTAATAGCGGCAAGGCCGTGTTACTGCCAAACCATGAGGTTTTGGAGATAAGGGGTAAGGGTAGGGTTGAGTCGGTAGTGGTTAGGGATAGGGTTAGTAAGGAGGTTAAGGAGATACCCGTGAAGGCGGTCTTCATAGAGATTGGTTACGTGGCCAAGACGGACTTCGTTAAGCACCTGGTAAAGCTAAATGAGAAGGGTGAGATAATAATTGATGAGTACGGTAGAACAAGCACCGAGGGATTATTCGCAGCCGGCGATGTCTGCGTGACGCCCTATAAGCAGGCCATAATAGCCGCCGCACAAGGCGTCATAGCGGCGTTGACAGCCTACTCCTACGTAATGAGTAAGAAGGGTAAGGAGGCCAGGGTAACGGCGGATTGGAGGAAAATAAACATACCGGGCAGGGAGGAGGGTAAGAGGAAGGGATTAAAGATCAGCATTTAA